From a region of the Flavobacterium sediminilitoris genome:
- the pbpC gene encoding penicillin-binding protein 1C has translation MKNIFSLNVIDKIKKHKIKTTIGCILIVVYYFSLPQTLFKSNYTTVIESADGQFIGAKIADDGQWRFPENDSVPYKFQQCIVAFEDQYFYKHFGFNPISMYHAFLQNKKANRIVRGGSTITQQVIRLHRDGKKRSYFEKGIEVILSTRLEFRHSKDKILQLYAAHAPFGSNVVGLEMASWRYFGLQPYQLSWAEAATLAVLPNAPSLIYPGKNQQKLLEKRNRLLKKLYLDKTIDKDTYELALLEPLPQKPFSVPQIAPHLLQKVAKEHKGKKVKTTIKVGIQERVNDIVSQYYNLYKQNQVHNIAVLVVDVKTRNIVSYVGNSPTDIEHQKDVDIIEAPRSTGSILKPFLYTAMLDDGEILPNTLIPDVPTQISGYSPQNYDLAYDGAVPASRALARSLNIPSVLMLQEYSVTRFYEQLQKLKLRDVNRHPSNYGLSLILGGAEANLWDLCKAYAYMSGTLTNYTQTQDEFRSNELATLNYNSAFKTDFGKPKREKNVFSAGAIWQTFNAMKEVNRPHGDEAWRFYDSSLEIAWKTGTSFGGRDAWAVGITKDYVVGVWVGNATGEGRPLLTGVESAAPILFDVFRLFPKTNWFQAPYNDLEEKLICNQSGYMAQENCDASLQWIPKTAKKTESCPYHKLIHVDKSEQFRVNNNCEVMDNIVTKSWFVLPPVIEWYYKSKHVNYKMLPPYKEGCVDNNQDKKMDFIYPSANIKIMLTKDFEGELQPVILKVAHSNSEMELFWYLDEKYLGSTKTFHEMQLVASTGTHIITVVDELGIEIKRKVKIESN, from the coding sequence ATGAAAAATATTTTTTCTTTAAATGTAATTGATAAAATAAAAAAGCATAAAATTAAAACTACTATAGGCTGTATACTTATAGTAGTTTATTATTTTTCATTGCCTCAAACTCTTTTTAAATCAAATTACACTACAGTAATTGAAAGTGCTGATGGGCAATTCATAGGGGCAAAAATAGCAGATGATGGACAATGGAGATTTCCAGAAAATGATAGTGTGCCTTATAAGTTCCAACAATGTATTGTTGCTTTTGAAGATCAATATTTTTATAAACATTTTGGTTTTAATCCTATTTCAATGTATCATGCTTTTTTGCAAAATAAAAAAGCAAACAGAATAGTTAGAGGCGGAAGTACTATTACCCAGCAAGTAATACGTTTACATAGAGATGGTAAAAAAAGATCCTATTTTGAGAAAGGGATAGAAGTGATTTTGTCTACCCGATTAGAATTTCGTCATTCAAAGGATAAAATATTACAATTATATGCTGCTCATGCTCCTTTCGGAAGTAATGTGGTAGGTTTAGAAATGGCATCTTGGCGCTATTTTGGCTTGCAACCGTATCAATTATCATGGGCGGAAGCGGCAACTTTAGCTGTTTTGCCAAACGCTCCAAGTCTAATATATCCTGGAAAAAATCAACAAAAATTACTGGAAAAAAGGAACAGATTATTAAAAAAACTATACCTAGATAAAACGATTGATAAGGATACTTATGAATTAGCTTTGTTGGAGCCGTTACCTCAAAAACCATTTTCAGTTCCACAAATTGCACCACATTTATTACAGAAAGTAGCAAAAGAACATAAAGGAAAAAAAGTAAAAACAACTATTAAAGTTGGAATCCAAGAAAGAGTAAATGATATTGTAAGTCAATATTATAATCTATACAAACAAAATCAAGTTCACAATATAGCAGTTTTAGTAGTAGATGTTAAAACTAGAAATATAGTTTCTTATGTGGGAAATAGCCCAACAGATATAGAACATCAAAAAGACGTTGATATTATTGAGGCACCACGAAGCACAGGAAGTATTTTAAAACCTTTTTTATATACTGCAATGCTTGATGATGGTGAAATATTGCCCAATACTTTAATTCCAGATGTACCAACTCAAATTTCGGGATATTCTCCTCAAAATTACGATTTGGCTTATGACGGAGCTGTTCCTGCTAGTAGAGCATTAGCTCGTTCGTTAAATATTCCATCTGTTTTAATGTTACAAGAATATTCAGTAACTAGATTTTATGAACAACTTCAAAAATTAAAATTAAGAGATGTTAATAGGCATCCTTCAAATTATGGATTGTCATTAATTCTTGGTGGAGCGGAAGCCAACCTTTGGGATTTATGTAAAGCTTATGCATATATGTCTGGAACATTAACAAACTACACTCAAACACAAGATGAATTTAGAAGTAATGAATTAGCAACTTTGAATTATAATAGTGCGTTTAAAACAGATTTTGGTAAGCCCAAGAGAGAGAAAAATGTGTTTAGTGCAGGAGCTATTTGGCAAACATTTAATGCTATGAAAGAAGTGAATAGGCCACATGGCGATGAAGCATGGCGGTTTTATGATTCATCACTAGAGATAGCTTGGAAAACAGGAACAAGTTTTGGAGGAAGAGATGCTTGGGCAGTTGGAATTACAAAAGATTATGTTGTAGGTGTTTGGGTAGGAAACGCAACAGGAGAAGGAAGGCCTTTATTAACAGGGGTAGAGAGTGCTGCTCCTATTTTATTTGATGTTTTTAGATTGTTTCCAAAAACAAATTGGTTTCAAGCACCATACAATGATTTGGAAGAAAAATTAATTTGTAATCAGTCAGGATATATGGCTCAGGAGAATTGTGATGCCAGTTTACAATGGATTCCTAAAACAGCTAAAAAAACAGAAAGCTGCCCTTACCATAAGCTAATCCATGTAGATAAAAGCGAACAATTTAGAGTAAATAATAATTGTGAAGTAATGGACAATATTGTAACAAAATCATGGTTTGTATTGCCTCCAGTTATAGAGTGGTATTATAAAAGTAAGCATGTCAATTATAAAATGTTACCACCATATAAAGAGGGTTGTGTAGATAACAATCAAGATAAGAAGATGGATTTTATATATCCAAGTGCTAATATTAAAATTATGCTAACTAAAGATTTTGAAGGAGAGTTACAACCTGTTATTTTAAAAGTCGCACATTCCAACTCTGAAATGGAACTTTTTTGGTATTTAGATGAAAAGTATTTAGGCAGCACTAAAACATTCCATGAAATGCAATTAGTAGCGTCAACGGGAACTCATATAATAACCGTTGTAGATGAATTAGGGATAGAAATTAAAAGAAAAGTTAAAATAGAAAGTAATTAG
- a CDS encoding Rne/Rng family ribonuclease, whose amino-acid sequence MNKELIIRSGSEAVDFALLKDGKLIELHKEEEKGNNFSVGDIFIAKIRKPVAGLNAAFVNLGYEKDAFLHYHDLGPNLPSLMKFIKLVSAGKLKDYSLKNFPFEAEINKDGVITDILSANQSILVQVVKEPISTKGPRISSEISLAGRYVVLVPFSDRVSISQKIDSKEEKDRLKRLVLSIKPKGFGVIVRTVAEGKKVAELDKDLQLLLDRWSAMSKRLQNAHHPSKVLGELNKASSILRDVFNDTFTSINIDDEELYIQTKDYLQEIAPDKVSIVKHYQSKDLPLFEKYHIERQIKTSFGKTVSMSKGAYLIIEHTEALHVIDVNSGNRSNKALNQEDTALEVNMIAAAEIARQLRLRDMGGIIVVDFIDMQNAENRKQLYDFLREEMSDDKAKHKILPPSKFGLIQITRQRVRPEVNIKTREEDPNENGEIEAPILIIDKITADLERILKVHKKVVLNAHPFVAAYLEKGFPSIRSKWFFEHKKWVKIIPRDAYTYLEYHFFDKQGNQIK is encoded by the coding sequence GTGAACAAAGAGTTAATTATTAGATCGGGTTCAGAAGCAGTAGATTTTGCCTTATTAAAAGATGGAAAACTAATTGAATTACACAAAGAAGAAGAAAAAGGGAATAACTTTAGTGTTGGTGATATTTTTATTGCCAAAATAAGAAAACCAGTTGCAGGTTTAAATGCAGCATTCGTTAATTTAGGTTACGAAAAAGACGCTTTCTTACACTATCATGATTTAGGTCCAAACCTTCCTTCTTTGATGAAATTTATTAAACTTGTAAGCGCAGGTAAACTAAAAGATTATTCACTCAAAAATTTTCCTTTTGAAGCTGAAATCAATAAAGATGGCGTAATAACTGATATTCTCAGCGCCAATCAATCGATTTTAGTACAAGTAGTAAAAGAACCTATCTCTACTAAAGGACCCAGAATTAGTTCTGAAATTTCTTTAGCAGGACGATATGTAGTTTTAGTTCCTTTTTCAGATCGTGTTTCAATTTCACAAAAAATTGATTCTAAAGAAGAAAAAGATAGACTAAAAAGACTTGTTCTTTCTATTAAACCAAAAGGTTTTGGAGTTATTGTGAGAACAGTAGCTGAAGGCAAAAAAGTAGCTGAACTAGACAAAGACCTACAACTTTTATTAGACAGATGGTCTGCCATGAGTAAAAGGCTACAAAATGCTCATCATCCATCTAAAGTATTAGGTGAACTCAACAAAGCATCTTCAATATTAAGAGATGTTTTTAATGATACTTTTACCAGTATTAATATAGATGATGAAGAATTATATATTCAAACGAAGGACTATTTGCAAGAAATAGCTCCTGACAAGGTGTCTATCGTAAAACACTATCAGTCAAAAGATCTTCCTCTTTTTGAGAAATATCATATTGAAAGACAAATTAAAACTTCTTTCGGAAAAACAGTCTCAATGAGCAAAGGTGCTTATTTGATTATTGAACACACAGAAGCGTTACATGTAATTGATGTAAACAGTGGAAATCGTTCAAATAAAGCTTTAAACCAAGAGGATACTGCTTTAGAAGTAAACATGATTGCAGCCGCTGAGATAGCGAGACAATTACGTTTACGAGACATGGGAGGAATCATTGTTGTTGATTTTATTGATATGCAGAATGCAGAAAATAGAAAACAATTATATGATTTCTTAAGAGAAGAAATGAGTGACGATAAGGCCAAGCACAAGATCTTGCCTCCTAGCAAATTTGGATTGATTCAAATTACTAGACAAAGAGTTAGACCGGAAGTTAATATTAAAACGAGAGAAGAAGATCCAAATGAAAATGGTGAAATTGAAGCTCCAATATTAATTATTGACAAAATAACGGCTGACCTAGAAAGAATTTTAAAAGTCCATAAAAAAGTGGTATTAAACGCCCACCCTTTCGTGGCAGCATACCTTGAAAAAGGTTTTCCATCAATACGTTCAAAATGGTTTTTTGAACATAAAAAATGGGTGAAAATTATACCTCGTGACGCTTACACGTATCTTGAATATCACTTTTTTGATAAACAAGGAAACCAAATTAAATAA